The following proteins are co-located in the Silene latifolia isolate original U9 population chromosome 1, ASM4854445v1, whole genome shotgun sequence genome:
- the LOC141595598 gene encoding uncharacterized protein LOC141595598: MSNSKNSNSPTPMSGSENSQDNQPMAISASETSHETQSIPMSDSSINVHERPLKRVKTVYNNLNFMAQESLQQVTVTTGSAQENPTDIAMPSQENATDTAGLSQAKQAFPLVCSFNHARHLKFAIQALCDPVLDNPEELGRIDADVNGFNVTVQNSSNNVVAHLCFKTSEFSCTKPIEGKIVNLHELYKRLTDLEDDNGCTIIQEEEIDDLTFFAVARGFQDSVSLLENNAEISKFPEMSVFCKAVIPDAHFSKMLKHLLQQATHQVLVEIAENSETLMMSLMVKIEDSWKQKYPMMMQVAGMQQGVEPEKSYCASFQWINAQWLNKVSDMDIELEVSLHIEPRTYIVLSFKIKDVGYLEYMKIPIP; the protein is encoded by the exons ATGTCAAACTCCAAGAACTCAAACTCACCCACCCCCATGTCTGGTTCCGAAAATTCTCAAGACAACCAACCAATGGCCATCTCTGCTTCCGAGACTTCACATGAAACCCAATCAATTCCCATGTCTGATTCTTCAATTAATGTTCATGAACGGCCATTAAAACGAGTAAAAACCGTGTACAACAACTTGAATTTCATGGCTCAAGAATCTTTACAGCAAGTTACTGTTACTACTGGATCAGCACAAGAAAACCCGACTGACATTGCTATGCCATCTCAAGAAAACGCGACTGACACTGCCGGACTTTCACAGGCTAAACAAGCATTCCCTTTAGTTTGCAGTTTCAATCATGCCAGACATCTGAAATTCGCAATCCAAGCTCTTTGCGATCCTGTACTCGACAACCCAGAAGAGTTAGGGAGGATCGATGCTGATGTGAATGGGTTTAATGTCACGGTTCAGAACTCGAGTAACAATGTTGTTGCCCATCTGTGCTTCAAAACGTCTGAATTTTCATGTACCAAGCCAATAGAGGGCAAGATTGTCAATTTACATGAATTATATAAGAGATTGACTGATCTTGAAGATGACAATGGATGTACTATTATCCAGGAGGAGGAGATTGACGATCTCACCTTCTTTGCAGTTGCCCGTG GATTTCAAGATTCTGTTTCGTTACTCGAAAACAATGCTGAAATTTCAAAGTTTCCTGAAATGTCTGTCTTCTGTAAGGCTGTTATACCAGATGCTCACTTCAGCAAGATGCTTAAACATTTACTTCAACAGGCCACTCATCAAG TTTTGGTCGAGATAGCGGAGAACTCTGAAACGCTGATGATGTCACTGATGGTTAAAATTGAGGACTCTTGGAAACAGAAGTATCCCATGATGATG CAGGTTGCTGGAATGCAGCAGGGGGTAGAACCAGAGAAGAGCTACTGTGCAAGTTTTCAGTGGATTAATGCTCAGTGGTTGAACAAGGTAAGTGATATGGACATTGAGTTAGAGGTGAGCCTGCATATAGAGCCGCGCACATACATCGTGTTGAGTTTCAAAATCAAAGACGTGGGGTATCTGGAGTATATGAAGATACCCATCCCATAA